Proteins found in one Mucilaginibacter gracilis genomic segment:
- the hemB gene encoding porphobilinogen synthase yields MLQRPRRNRKSEVIRQMVQETHISAANLIFPLFIIDGANKKTEVASMPGIYRYSIDNLLREVEACAKLGLMSFDLFPNIEEALKDKYATESHREQSLYLRAIREVKKNFPEVCVVTDVAMDPYSSDGHDGLVENGEILNDETLEILGKMALAHAQAGADIVAPSDMMDGRVAYIRNVLDDHKFSNVSIMSYSAKYASAFYGPFRDALESAPKFGDKKTYQMNPANQREALIEANLDEAEGADFLMVKPALAYLDVIKLLKDNTELPVAAYNVSGEYAMVKAAAQNGWLNEQRTTVEVLTSIRRAGATAILTYHAKEVLVNGWI; encoded by the coding sequence ATGCTACAACGACCAAGAAGAAACAGGAAAAGTGAGGTAATACGCCAAATGGTTCAGGAAACGCATATTAGCGCAGCTAATTTGATATTTCCGCTCTTTATTATTGATGGCGCTAACAAAAAAACGGAAGTTGCATCAATGCCGGGCATCTACCGTTATTCTATCGATAATTTGTTGCGCGAGGTTGAGGCCTGCGCCAAATTGGGTTTAATGTCTTTTGATCTGTTTCCAAACATCGAAGAGGCATTAAAAGATAAATATGCAACCGAAAGCCATCGCGAGCAAAGCTTATACCTGCGCGCCATACGCGAAGTGAAAAAGAATTTCCCCGAAGTATGCGTTGTAACCGATGTTGCAATGGACCCATACAGTAGCGACGGGCACGATGGCCTTGTTGAAAACGGCGAGATATTAAACGATGAAACGCTCGAAATATTAGGCAAAATGGCCCTTGCCCATGCGCAGGCAGGCGCAGATATTGTTGCCCCGTCGGACATGATGGATGGCCGGGTAGCTTACATCCGTAACGTACTCGACGATCATAAGTTCAGCAACGTATCCATTATGTCGTACTCGGCCAAGTATGCCAGTGCATTTTATGGCCCGTTTAGGGATGCTTTAGAGTCGGCACCTAAATTTGGCGATAAAAAAACCTATCAAATGAATCCCGCCAATCAGCGCGAAGCATTAATAGAAGCCAATTTAGACGAAGCCGAGGGTGCCGATTTTTTAATGGTAAAGCCCGCATTGGCTTACCTTGATGTAATTAAATTACTTAAAGATAATACCGAACTGCCCGTTGCAGCGTATAATGTAAGTGGCGAGTATGCCATGGTAAAGGCCGCAGCCCAAAATGGTTGGCTCAATGAGCAGCGTACCACGGTTGAGGTATTAACCAGTATACGCCGCGCAGGTGCAACAGCAATTTTAACCTATCACGCCAAAGAGGTTTTGGTTAACGGGTGGATTTAA
- a CDS encoding DoxX family protein, which yields MQTIKTTCLVIMIIAYIFAGANHFRSPDGYIKIIPPYLPYPQLLNMLAGVFEITFALMLIFPATRQLAAWGIILMLIAFMPVHIYMLQNAPMKMGGLTVTRAIALIRLPLQAVLIAWAWWVGK from the coding sequence ATGCAGACAATTAAAACAACATGCCTTGTAATTATGATAATTGCCTACATTTTTGCGGGCGCAAACCACTTCCGCAGTCCCGATGGATATATCAAAATTATACCACCCTATTTGCCCTACCCGCAACTGCTCAACATGCTTGCCGGCGTTTTTGAAATAACCTTTGCCCTAATGCTCATATTCCCCGCTACACGGCAACTGGCCGCCTGGGGTATTATTTTAATGCTGATAGCTTTTATGCCCGTACACATTTACATGCTGCAAAATGCACCCATGAAAATGGGCGGTCTTACCGTTACCAGGGCCATTGCCTTAATAAGGCTACCCTTGCAGGCGGTACTTATAGCCTGGGCATGGTGGGTTGGTAAATAA
- a CDS encoding response regulator transcription factor, with product MPNKKRILLAEDEEHLLEAIKLNLELEGYKVSTANNGKKALQKFKEERFNLVILDVMMPEIDGFVVAETIRLENSEVPIMFLTAKNTTEDKVAGLKKGADDYLTKPFNLEELILRVNNLIKRSLKGDDLKEFNSYKIGSKTIHFNSFELVNADGSITPLTKKETMLLKLLIERRNDAVSREQILETVWNYDVYPSTRTIDNFILTFRKYFEPDPKNPVYFHSIRGVGYKFTDQH from the coding sequence ATGCCGAATAAAAAAAGAATTTTACTGGCAGAAGACGAAGAGCATTTACTCGAAGCCATTAAGCTAAACCTCGAACTGGAAGGTTACAAGGTATCAACCGCCAACAATGGCAAAAAGGCACTCCAAAAATTTAAAGAAGAGCGCTTTAACCTGGTTATACTGGATGTAATGATGCCCGAGATTGATGGTTTTGTAGTGGCCGAAACTATCCGTTTAGAAAACTCGGAAGTGCCCATCATGTTTCTTACCGCTAAAAATACAACCGAAGACAAAGTTGCCGGCCTTAAAAAAGGTGCCGACGATTATTTAACCAAGCCATTTAACCTGGAAGAGTTAATACTGCGTGTAAACAACCTGATTAAACGTAGCCTTAAAGGCGATGACCTTAAAGAGTTTAACAGCTATAAAATTGGCAGTAAAACCATTCATTTTAACTCCTTTGAGTTGGTAAACGCCGATGGTTCTATCACTCCTTTAACCAAAAAGGAAACCATGCTGTTAAAGCTGCTTATAGAGCGCCGCAATGATGCCGTATCGCGCGAGCAGATATTAGAAACCGTTTGGAACTATGATGTTTACCCATCAACCCGTACCATTGATAATTTTATACTAACGTTTCGCAAGTATTTTGAGCCCGATCCTAAAAATCCGGTTTATTTCCACTCTATCCGCGGCGTAGGTTACAAATTTACCGATCAGCATTAA
- a CDS encoding sensor histidine kinase, protein MKKPFVIFYFLIIYACAELFWWAVLLVRARPGKLAMICGELSVFLFILLVGAYHLHKTINKERQLHLRQKNFLLSVTHELKSPLASIKLFLQTMQMRDLNKQQRINFIEKCLQDIERLDDLVENMLLATKIDSETYTFPKEKFNLSLLVDGVVNRLQINKCDCNEQIINAEIEPQVEITGDKFTLTSVVNNLIENAVKYSAPCEVVNVKLFRKNNEVHLTVADNGIGIADSEKLHIFDKFYRVGNEDTRNTKGTGLGLFIVKQVLDKHEASINIRDNRPKGSVFEVVFG, encoded by the coding sequence ATGAAAAAGCCATTTGTAATATTTTATTTTTTAATAATTTATGCCTGTGCCGAGCTGTTTTGGTGGGCCGTATTACTTGTGCGCGCACGCCCCGGCAAACTGGCCATGATATGTGGCGAGCTATCGGTTTTCCTTTTTATTTTACTGGTAGGTGCATATCACCTGCACAAAACCATTAACAAGGAGCGGCAGTTACATTTGCGCCAAAAAAACTTTTTGTTATCGGTTACGCACGAGCTAAAATCGCCTCTGGCATCAATAAAGTTGTTTTTGCAAACCATGCAAATGCGCGATTTGAATAAACAACAACGCATTAATTTTATTGAAAAATGCCTGCAGGATATTGAGCGCCTTGACGATTTGGTTGAAAACATGCTGCTGGCAACCAAAATTGATAGCGAAACTTATACCTTCCCTAAAGAAAAATTTAACCTTTCGTTACTGGTTGACGGCGTAGTTAACCGCCTGCAAATTAACAAGTGCGATTGTAACGAGCAAATTATTAATGCCGAAATTGAACCACAGGTTGAAATAACGGGCGATAAATTTACGCTTACATCGGTAGTAAATAACCTGATAGAAAATGCCGTAAAATACTCGGCACCGTGCGAAGTGGTAAACGTAAAACTGTTTCGTAAAAACAACGAGGTGCATTTAACCGTTGCCGATAACGGGATTGGTATAGCCGATTCGGAAAAGCTACATATATTTGATAAGTTTTACCGTGTAGGTAACGAGGATACCCGCAATACCAAGGGTACTGGTTTAGGCTTATTTATTGTAAAACAAGTGTTGGATAAACACGAAGCAAGTATAAACATCCGCGATAACCGACCTAAGGGAAGTGTGTTTGAAGTCGTTTTCGGGTAA
- a CDS encoding tetratricopeptide repeat protein — MFTNQARLLVTGLFTLALAFFIYKYNYQLAAISGMFVFILVWGYFREGPIILAAKHYHNNDYERAEELLMQIYKPEWLSSKRRGFYEFMLGGICLKKNNFDAAEKHYELAAQFPLRSANDHVAALAHVANIGLRQKNYEKAETYLKLATRQEDKISAKMKDVIARLEKELKNQKAS; from the coding sequence ATGTTTACCAACCAGGCACGGCTACTAGTTACAGGCTTGTTTACCCTAGCCCTGGCTTTTTTTATTTACAAGTATAATTACCAACTGGCCGCAATATCGGGCATGTTTGTTTTTATACTGGTGTGGGGGTATTTTAGGGAAGGGCCAATAATTTTGGCGGCAAAGCATTATCATAATAATGATTACGAACGCGCCGAAGAGTTGTTGATGCAAATTTACAAACCGGAGTGGTTGAGCAGTAAACGGCGCGGTTTTTATGAGTTTATGCTGGGCGGTATATGCCTCAAAAAAAACAATTTTGATGCCGCCGAAAAGCATTACGAACTGGCAGCGCAGTTTCCGCTACGATCAGCTAACGACCACGTGGCCGCACTTGCCCATGTAGCCAATATTGGCCTGCGCCAAAAAAATTACGAAAAGGCCGAAACCTATTTAAAATTGGCAACCCGGCAGGAAGATAAAATTAGTGCCAAAATGAAAGATGTAATTGCCCGCCTTGAAAAAGAATTAAAAAACCAAAAGGCAAGTTAA
- the hemE gene encoding uroporphyrinogen decarboxylase, with protein MKDSLFIKAAFCETTERPPVWMMRQAGRFMKEYWDIKNKYSFLEMCKTPELAADVTMLPVNLLDIDAAILFSDILVTGEAMGGDLSFTANVGPRFANPVRTQKDIDNLQVNVGDKLQYVADAIKVIQQRLNNKIPLIGFAGAPFTVMSYLVEGGSSKDFKLTKLMLHNEPAMAHQLLSKIAQVTADYLNLQIAAGVNAVQIFDSWAQALAWDDYKEFSHRYIVEIISKLNRKDIPVISFCKGSSVFAPLMAEAKPDVISIDWNVDLLDIKKRLPQGTAVQGNLDPHILYADKAVIKDRIYKLFERMRGEPGFIFNLGHGIMPDIPFDNVKYAVQIIKEYSPLTT; from the coding sequence ATGAAGGATTCGTTATTTATTAAAGCCGCATTTTGTGAAACAACCGAACGGCCACCCGTGTGGATGATGCGCCAGGCCGGCCGTTTTATGAAAGAGTACTGGGATATTAAAAACAAGTATTCGTTTTTAGAAATGTGCAAAACGCCAGAGCTTGCCGCCGATGTAACCATGTTACCCGTTAATTTGCTGGATATTGATGCCGCCATACTGTTTTCGGATATATTGGTAACTGGCGAGGCAATGGGTGGCGATTTAAGTTTTACGGCCAATGTTGGTCCGCGGTTTGCAAACCCCGTTCGCACCCAAAAAGATATTGATAACCTACAGGTTAACGTTGGCGATAAGCTACAATATGTTGCCGATGCCATTAAGGTTATACAACAACGCTTAAATAATAAAATACCATTAATAGGCTTTGCCGGGGCACCCTTTACGGTAATGAGCTATTTGGTTGAGGGTGGTTCGTCTAAAGATTTTAAGCTCACCAAACTTATGTTGCATAACGAGCCCGCAATGGCTCACCAATTGCTATCAAAAATAGCGCAGGTAACAGCCGATTACTTAAACCTGCAAATTGCAGCCGGCGTAAATGCCGTACAAATATTTGATAGCTGGGCGCAAGCCCTGGCGTGGGACGATTATAAAGAGTTTTCGCACCGTTACATTGTCGAGATCATCAGCAAACTAAACCGTAAGGATATTCCGGTAATATCGTTTTGTAAGGGTAGCTCGGTATTTGCTCCGCTAATGGCCGAAGCCAAACCCGATGTAATATCAATTGACTGGAATGTTGATTTGCTTGATATTAAAAAACGTTTACCGCAAGGCACAGCCGTACAAGGCAACCTCGACCCGCATATTTTGTATGCCGATAAAGCTGTGATAAAAGATCGCATTTATAAACTATTTGAGCGTATGCGTGGCGAACCCGGCTTTATATTCAACCTGGGCCATGGCATTATGCCCGATATTCCGTTTGATAACGTGAAGTATGCGGTGCAAATTATTAAGGAGTATAGCCCCCTAACCACCTGA
- the hemA gene encoding glutamyl-tRNA reductase, which translates to MKYLKIIAFTHKQIELKELGKLVICQENLTPKLQQLKAEFQIPELFYLATCNRVEFVMATSHAVDKDFTEKFIEALQIGICDGYMKAFLSGVSIYQDQEALNHLLRMSCSLESLIVGEKEILAQVRKAYESCKEAGLTGDYLRMVMSRVVKTAKEVYTDTLIARKPISVVSLAYRKLKDLKLCTNARVLIIGAGETNRNISKYLQKHKFSNFSVFNRTLSKAQALAADLGGEAFDLHELKNFNQGFDVIITCTSAVSPIITPEIYSTLLNGETNKKTIVDLAIPNDTAPEVLEQFPVNFIEVHSLNEVAKNNLQERYQELVHAERIIENNIGEFLPLLKQRQIELAMRQVPEKIKEIRHRALNSVFADEVETLDVQSREVLEKIMDYMEKKYISVPMVMAKEIFVNNTHN; encoded by the coding sequence TTGAAGTATCTAAAAATTATAGCTTTTACGCACAAGCAGATCGAACTGAAAGAACTGGGTAAACTGGTTATTTGTCAGGAAAATCTCACTCCAAAACTTCAACAGCTCAAAGCTGAATTTCAAATTCCGGAGCTTTTTTACCTGGCTACCTGCAACCGTGTTGAGTTTGTAATGGCAACATCGCATGCCGTTGATAAAGACTTTACCGAAAAATTTATTGAAGCCCTGCAAATTGGTATTTGCGACGGGTATATGAAAGCTTTTTTAAGCGGCGTATCTATCTATCAGGATCAGGAAGCGCTTAATCATTTACTCCGAATGTCGTGCTCGCTCGAAAGCCTCATCGTTGGCGAAAAAGAAATACTGGCCCAGGTGCGCAAAGCATACGAAAGCTGTAAAGAAGCAGGCCTTACCGGCGATTACCTGCGAATGGTGATGAGCCGCGTGGTAAAAACAGCTAAAGAGGTTTACACCGATACGCTGATAGCACGCAAACCAATTTCGGTAGTATCATTAGCCTATCGCAAATTAAAAGACCTTAAACTTTGTACCAATGCCAGGGTATTAATTATTGGAGCCGGCGAAACTAACCGCAATATTTCAAAATACCTTCAAAAACATAAATTTTCAAACTTCTCGGTATTTAACCGCACCTTATCAAAAGCGCAGGCATTGGCTGCCGATTTAGGTGGCGAAGCCTTTGATTTACACGAATTGAAAAACTTTAATCAGGGTTTTGATGTAATTATTACCTGTACATCGGCCGTGAGCCCTATTATAACACCCGAAATTTACAGTACACTGCTTAACGGCGAAACCAACAAAAAAACAATTGTTGATTTAGCCATCCCTAACGATACCGCTCCCGAGGTATTGGAGCAGTTTCCGGTAAACTTTATCGAGGTACACTCGCTTAACGAGGTTGCTAAAAATAACCTGCAAGAGCGCTACCAGGAACTGGTACACGCCGAACGCATTATTGAAAACAACATAGGCGAGTTTTTGCCCCTGTTAAAGCAACGCCAGATAGAGTTAGCCATGCGCCAGGTTCCCGAAAAAATTAAGGAAATAAGGCACAGAGCATTAAACTCCGTTTTTGCCGACGAGGTAGAAACCCTGGATGTACAAAGCCGCGAGGTACTAGAAAAAATTATGGACTACATGGAAAAAAAATACATTAGCGTACCTATGGTAATGGCTAAAGAAATTTTTGTGAACAATACCCATAATTAA
- the hemJ gene encoding protoporphyrinogen oxidase HemJ — translation MYLYIKAIHIIFVVCWMAGLFYMVRLFIYHTEAQQKSDIERDILSAQFHIMERKLMNIITTPAMFITLAAGITMMVLDPALMDAPWLKIKLCFVVGLVAYHFICIEKMKQMKRGVFTWSSIQLRLWNEVATLFLFAIVFLAVLKDGVGWIFGVLGLIVFAMILMSAVKIYKYYRVRK, via the coding sequence ATGTACTTATACATAAAAGCGATACACATCATATTTGTTGTATGTTGGATGGCGGGGCTGTTTTATATGGTTCGGCTGTTTATTTATCATACCGAGGCGCAGCAAAAGTCGGATATTGAGCGTGATATACTATCGGCTCAATTCCACATCATGGAGCGTAAGCTCATGAATATTATTACCACGCCCGCCATGTTTATCACCCTTGCGGCAGGCATCACCATGATGGTTTTAGATCCTGCTTTAATGGATGCACCCTGGTTAAAAATTAAATTGTGTTTTGTAGTGGGCCTCGTTGCCTATCATTTTATCTGCATCGAAAAAATGAAGCAGATGAAACGCGGCGTATTCACTTGGTCGTCCATTCAACTCCGGCTATGGAACGAGGTGGCAACGTTATTCCTTTTCGCTATTGTGTTTTTAGCTGTATTAAAAGATGGTGTTGGCTGGATATTTGGTGTGTTGGGATTGATCGTTTTCGCGATGATCCTGATGTCTGCGGTGAAGATTTATAAGTATTACAGGGTGAGGAAGTAA
- a CDS encoding RDD family protein encodes MVNLLIIYMDMDHDFVATKPYLKLRIFATLIDYGIYITLFCFYITLVGKETGPGTSTVTGLPALPLFLFWLVYFVGLEAIYGATPGHDVFKLKVTKVTGSKISFADAFKRRLCDPLDIFIWGLPAIICILKTDKHQRIGDLFADTIVVKRDAIIADKLVNTL; translated from the coding sequence ATGGTTAACTTGCTTATCATTTACATGGACATGGATCACGACTTTGTAGCCACTAAACCTTATTTAAAGTTAAGAATATTTGCTACTCTTATTGACTATGGGATATATATAACTCTTTTTTGCTTTTATATTACTTTGGTTGGTAAAGAAACAGGCCCAGGCACCTCGACCGTTACAGGCTTACCCGCCCTCCCCTTGTTTTTATTTTGGCTGGTTTATTTTGTTGGCCTTGAAGCCATATATGGAGCTACACCCGGACATGATGTTTTTAAATTGAAAGTAACCAAAGTAACCGGTAGCAAAATTAGCTTTGCCGATGCCTTTAAACGTAGACTTTGCGATCCATTAGATATTTTTATATGGGGTTTACCAGCTATTATTTGCATTTTAAAAACAGATAAACACCAAAGAATAGGCGACCTTTTTGCTGATACTATAGTTGTAAAAAGAGATGCTATAATCGCCGATAAATTAGTTAATACCTTATGA
- the hemL gene encoding glutamate-1-semialdehyde 2,1-aminomutase, which produces MFDSFKKIFSGNEGDVPVTTTGKPDISREKSAELFEKAKTYFPGGVNSPVRAFKSVYGTPLFIQKGDGCHIWDADGNQFIDFCCSWGPLILGHNNARVREKVTEVMQNGMSFGAPTALENDLAELILKNNKYLEKIRFVSSGTEAVMSAIRLARGYTKRDKILKFEGCYHGHVDALLVKAGSGLVTFGETSSAGVPKSFADETIVVALNDREAIKKAFDEFKDQIAAVIIEPIPANNGLLLQEKEYLQFLREICTQNQTLLIFDEVISGFRVGFEGAAGFYQIKPDMVTYGKIIGGGLPVGAYGASKEVMSNISPEGPVYQAGTLSGNPVAMAAGIAQLTELLRLGFYRDLNGKTQEFTESIQRFATARSYKFKVFSVGSIFWFAFTDKESIRSAEEIEASSMEKFKLMHRELLNRGIYLGPSGYEVGFISAAHSKVELEKAKRAIFESLDLVFKK; this is translated from the coding sequence ATGTTCGATTCATTTAAAAAGATATTTTCGGGAAATGAGGGTGATGTACCGGTAACCACAACAGGCAAGCCGGATATCAGCAGGGAAAAATCTGCCGAATTATTTGAGAAAGCAAAAACGTATTTCCCAGGCGGTGTTAATTCGCCGGTAAGGGCATTTAAATCGGTTTACGGTACGCCGCTGTTTATTCAAAAGGGCGATGGCTGCCATATTTGGGATGCCGATGGTAACCAGTTTATTGATTTTTGCTGTTCGTGGGGGCCACTTATTTTGGGCCATAACAATGCCCGCGTGCGCGAAAAGGTAACCGAGGTAATGCAAAACGGCATGTCGTTCGGTGCGCCAACCGCCTTAGAAAACGATTTGGCCGAACTGATATTAAAAAACAACAAGTACCTCGAAAAAATACGTTTCGTAAGCTCGGGTACCGAAGCCGTTATGTCGGCAATACGCTTGGCACGCGGTTATACCAAGCGCGATAAAATATTAAAATTTGAAGGTTGCTATCACGGCCATGTTGATGCATTGCTGGTAAAGGCCGGTTCGGGCCTGGTAACTTTTGGCGAAACCTCATCGGCAGGCGTGCCAAAATCTTTTGCCGATGAAACCATTGTTGTGGCTTTAAACGACAGGGAAGCCATAAAAAAAGCATTTGACGAATTTAAGGATCAGATAGCTGCCGTAATTATTGAGCCCATCCCGGCCAATAACGGTTTGCTTTTGCAGGAAAAAGAGTACCTGCAATTTTTGCGCGAAATTTGCACCCAAAACCAAACCCTGTTAATTTTCGACGAAGTAATATCAGGTTTCCGTGTTGGTTTTGAGGGAGCCGCAGGCTTTTACCAAATTAAGCCTGATATGGTTACCTACGGCAAAATTATTGGCGGTGGTTTACCGGTAGGCGCCTACGGGGCATCAAAAGAGGTAATGAGCAATATATCGCCCGAGGGGCCAGTTTATCAGGCAGGTACGTTATCGGGCAACCCGGTTGCTATGGCTGCAGGTATAGCGCAATTAACAGAATTATTGAGGCTGGGTTTTTACCGGGATTTGAACGGAAAAACACAGGAGTTTACCGAGTCTATCCAGCGGTTTGCCACCGCGCGCAGTTATAAATTTAAAGTGTTTAGCGTAGGCTCCATATTTTGGTTTGCCTTTACCGATAAAGAAAGCATCCGTAGTGCCGAAGAAATTGAGGCATCCAGCATGGAAAAATTTAAATTAATGCACCGCGAATTGTTAAACCGTGGTATTTATTTGGGGCCATCGGGCTACGAGGTAGGCTTTATTTCGGCGGCACACAGCAAAGTTGAATTAGAGAAAGCAAAAAGGGCTATATTTGAAAGTTTAGATTTGGTATTCAAAAAGTAA
- the hemC gene encoding hydroxymethylbilane synthase: MDRKLIIGTRGSDLALWQANFVKDRLAEKNIEAELKIIKTMGDRILNLSFDKLEGKGFFTKELEEELLEGSIDMAVHSHKDLPTENPPGLIIAAVSEREDPAELLLILKDCVDVHQKLSVKYGGIVGTSSNRRKAQLLAIRPDLEIEDLRGNVPTRIGKLRNESYDAIMIAKAGVVRLGLDLSDLHVEELAPTELIPAPAQGVLAIQIREQDTELFEALQVLHHADVAQELAVERKLLQLFGGGCHLPLGCYCRKNDGVYQVFTSKADEGEAFPDRLYLESDTTEGLAEKIVPYFDKNRQFVKSVFISRDLSDQSYFRKAVEKLGIAVEARSLIRTVPVITKLDPYILKNVDWIFFTSKNAVEYFFELKPQFSKNVKFGVMGSGSENTLRRLGVLADYTGEGIDSADVATEFAKLANGTTVLFPGAESPMRSIHQALSADTKIIDLPVYETVALDNIKKTYADIVVFTSPSNVDAYFVDNLMEPNQKVIAIGKSTGKKFDEMGIPYKLPFSPDEVGLAEAVFGM, encoded by the coding sequence TTGGATCGGAAACTCATTATTGGTACGCGTGGAAGTGACCTGGCTTTATGGCAGGCAAATTTTGTTAAGGATAGGCTGGCTGAAAAAAATATTGAAGCGGAGCTTAAAATTATTAAAACCATGGGCGACCGTATACTGAATTTAAGTTTTGATAAGCTTGAAGGTAAAGGTTTTTTTACCAAAGAACTTGAAGAAGAATTATTGGAAGGCTCTATAGATATGGCTGTGCATTCGCACAAAGATTTGCCTACCGAAAACCCTCCGGGGCTTATCATAGCGGCAGTTTCTGAAAGGGAAGACCCTGCCGAACTTTTGCTGATATTGAAGGATTGTGTTGATGTTCATCAAAAACTATCGGTTAAATATGGTGGCATTGTTGGTACTTCGTCTAATCGCCGCAAGGCGCAACTGCTGGCCATAAGGCCCGATTTGGAAATTGAAGATTTACGGGGCAACGTGCCAACACGCATTGGCAAATTGCGTAACGAAAGTTACGATGCCATAATGATAGCCAAAGCCGGCGTTGTACGGCTGGGCCTTGATTTGAGCGACCTGCATGTTGAAGAACTTGCCCCAACCGAACTGATACCCGCACCCGCACAGGGCGTTTTAGCCATACAAATACGCGAGCAGGATACCGAACTTTTTGAGGCTCTGCAAGTATTACACCATGCAGATGTTGCCCAAGAACTTGCCGTTGAGCGTAAGTTGCTCCAGTTATTTGGCGGGGGCTGCCACCTGCCTTTGGGCTGTTATTGCCGCAAGAACGATGGTGTTTACCAGGTATTTACCTCTAAGGCCGACGAAGGCGAGGCCTTTCCGGATAGGTTATATTTAGAGAGTGATACCACCGAGGGTTTGGCCGAAAAAATTGTGCCTTATTTTGATAAAAACCGCCAGTTTGTTAAATCGGTTTTTATTTCGCGCGACCTGTCCGACCAAAGTTATTTCCGGAAGGCTGTCGAAAAATTGGGGATAGCAGTTGAGGCGCGCTCGTTAATACGCACCGTGCCCGTTATTACCAAGCTCGACCCCTATATTTTAAAAAATGTTGACTGGATATTTTTTACCAGCAAAAACGCGGTTGAATACTTTTTTGAGTTAAAACCCCAGTTCTCTAAAAACGTAAAATTTGGGGTTATGGGTAGCGGATCTGAAAATACGTTACGCCGCTTAGGTGTTTTAGCCGATTATACCGGCGAAGGCATTGACAGTGCCGATGTAGCAACCGAATTTGCTAAACTGGCAAACGGTACTACCGTGCTTTTCCCTGGTGCCGAAAGCCCTATGCGCAGCATACACCAGGCTTTATCTGCCGATACCAAAATTATCGACCTGCCCGTTTACGAAACCGTAGCACTCGATAATATTAAAAAAACCTATGCCGATATAGTTGTTTTCACCAGTCCATCAAATGTTGATGCTTATTTTGTAGATAATTTGATGGAACCAAATCAAAAAGTGATTGCCATTGGTAAATCAACAGGCAAAAAGTTCGACGAAATGGGTATACCATACAAGCTGCCGTTTTCGCCCGATGAAGTGGGTTTAGCCGAAGCTGTATTTGGGATGTAG
- a CDS encoding RNA polymerase sigma factor, whose amino-acid sequence MFLEHKYTIHELIEGCRKGHRKMQEMLYKQLASKMLAVCMRYATDRMEAEDMLQNGFVKVFKKLDDFRDEGSFEGWVRRIMVHSSIEYYRKHHKMMQVVDIETPGAEQSVDPVAASNLGVQDLLAIIQQLPPGYKMVFNMYAIEGYSHKEIGEIMNITEGASKSQLSRARTILKEQIAKMEGKRYESVG is encoded by the coding sequence ATGTTTTTGGAACATAAATATACTATACACGAATTAATAGAGGGCTGCCGCAAGGGCCATCGAAAAATGCAGGAAATGCTTTATAAGCAGCTTGCATCAAAAATGCTTGCGGTTTGTATGCGCTACGCAACTGATAGGATGGAGGCCGAGGATATGTTGCAGAATGGGTTTGTAAAGGTTTTTAAAAAACTGGACGACTTTAGGGACGAGGGTTCGTTTGAAGGATGGGTTCGCCGGATAATGGTACACAGTTCGATAGAATACTACCGCAAGCATCATAAAATGATGCAGGTGGTGGATATAGAAACCCCCGGCGCCGAGCAGTCTGTTGACCCTGTAGCGGCATCAAACTTAGGCGTGCAAGATTTGCTGGCCATTATACAACAATTGCCGCCGGGATATAAAATGGTGTTTAACATGTATGCCATTGAAGGTTACTCGCATAAAGAAATAGGCGAAATAATGAATATAACAGAGGGTGCCTCAAAGTCGCAGCTATCGAGGGCCAGAACAATATTAAAAGAACAAATAGCAAAAATGGAGGGAAAGCGGTATGAAAGTGTCGGATAA